In Ammospiza caudacuta isolate bAmmCau1 chromosome Z, bAmmCau1.pri, whole genome shotgun sequence, the genomic stretch TGCTGTAGGTTTTTGAACTGCTAGAAAGGAACgggcccccaaaactgcagaacccCAGGCACCACTCGGCTCTCCTGCGCGACTTCctccactgctgcctgcaggcagatgaggacaggcgctggtctgcccaggagctcctacaggtaagaaaaagcaaaggggcaaaaagccctggcagctgaggacacctgcatgaagggatgaggaggaggaggagtgtgggcCACATGGCActgaaagctgccaggacaggaaggcgcagggggacatgctgccctcagtgctctttGTGTGTCTTGCTGGTAGCCAGGGAATCCTGCTTGAGCCCGCGAGGATGTGATCCTGGAAAGTAAGAGTTccttgctttgttctttttcctctgggcagcatcccTTCGTGACCTCAGGCgatcctgcctccagcctggctgctctgatcatCTCAGCCAAGCAAGTGCAGGAAGACTGGAGAGGAGACACCTGCGCCTGAGGAGGCCCTGATGCCCCGCCagccaagaggagggaaaaggggatgtgtcatctttaggcagagcttcagccatcccccgaggttgaagaggagctgtgccgTAGCTAGGAAACATGATAGTGTAGATATTTGCTCagtttagctgttaggttagctgttaggttagctgttaggttaggtTGGGTTAGGTTAGCATTAGGTTGGATTAGATgaggttaggttaggttaggttagatATGTTGTTAGGTTCAATTTAaagctctgttgtttttctttctgcaaaagatgaaaattgaaaaaaattaggaactatAGGGATCAACTTTTAAGGACTATAGAACGTAGACAGCTTGGATAGTAGAGGATTGTTTAGCTTAGGATAGAGTGTTGTTAATTTAGGGAAGCtttgaagtagaaatgaaagaattgtcataataagaattaagcagtgagaggaaaagctgggctgcagcagaactggagcctgcaggcgctccaagctgtcagcctgagcaggccacctgcaggacagaatgatgaagatgaagaagcagcGAGGGGATACTTTGTTTCAGCCCGAGTGTCAATAAAAGTCGAAAATATCCAGAGTGTTGTAAGACACCCTTCCTTGCCAGGCTGTAGCTAAGTGGACAGTCCCTTTCAGAGGCCCAAAGAACATAGTGAGGTAAGCAGCTTTGCTTACCTGAAGTGTGGcatgcctgtgggaagctgagagacctaCAGGTAATGAACACCAGGTAATGAGCTGCCATTCAGGACAGCACTAGGAGGCAGATGTGCAGTCCTTTCTGGGCCTCTTGTCTTGATCAGATGTCAGGCTGATCAGCAGCAATCACCATTTTGTTGCCACCCTCCTCTCACTATGTCAcctgtgggatggaatggcattctcacagcggcagcatctggcatttcctccctgcttctcttttccccgcttttcaccccagacccccagggaccctctgggccagcctcatCCCCTACAGGGGTGTGCAACCACCAgggcctcctgcagagccccattcccactctgctgcctccttggccttttcccacctctgggccagcctgctGTTGCCAGGTGTTGGAAACATGCACACAGCATAGCACACCTGTCATTGAGCAATTTGatgcaggagcccctgctgaGCACGGCTCCCCACCCCGGCtcttttcccacccagctgtggctccatttcGCCTCCATCTGCTGGCATACCCACTGTGAGggactgctcagggactggatgCTCCTTGAATGTTGCCCACAGGCCTGATTTCCACGCCTCCCCATTCCTCCTACCCCTAAGGCTGCCTCAGCCGTCTGAACACATTTTTTCTTACTCTAATGGCTTCCTGTGCTTTACTTGATACTGTAAGCAGAAGTACACCGTTTTGATTGTCTTTCttctagaattaataaaaataagtttgaagtACTCCTAGATTTTGCCATTGAAAACTTGAGGCAAGTGCACAAAGTAGAGgagctttctgtgcagcttttcagttaatttgagGTCCCCTTACTCTTCACTCACTTTCAGCATatctgttgattttcctttgctctcatcTTTTAAGCTTCATCCCTTGTCTATCGATCTGCAAAAATAGCCTGTAAACCCAACGCAAATTTActatcctttgtatttttcctcttctggaaaagctgaggctcGTGTGATCTTCTCCTGTGATCTAGACTTTGATTCCCATCTTGGCTCTGCCGAAGTGcagaacaaatgtaatttattgcctGCTAGTATGATCTGCTAGCAAAGGTCACATTTAGAGCTAAGCATGATGCTTCTCTCCCTCCGTTGAATACACCTCTTTGTGTCAAGGCCTGGGGacttccaggagcacctggaagctcctgccaaggacaaaagtctcactcttgctggttttgacacTGATTTGTTGGTAGGATTTTGATCTATGTCGACAGTGATCTACAGGAACTGGATCCTTGACACCAAGTGCCTTTAAGCAACATCTCTAAGCAGAGTGGGCAATGAAGTCCAGATACTAAtgagttgtggtttgttttaacTCTGTCTAACATATGGTACACTATcccaaaacatgttatttttgagTGTTTCAGGCATTGAAAACTTAGGTTTATTCTtgtcaacacttttctttcctctcttcagaaatctgcatgtccagctactaatttctttctcagcttgttGAAAAGTTACCAGTCAGACAAGACTTGTTtcttgacccagagatggggcaagcgTCACCGTTAGGCCGGACGTGGCATACACACGTGATCagggtccaagaagaaaaaggtttgtttgttttattctgcatgttctccagcttATACACTCTTAACAAAGCGTGATCTCAAGTCACtaactacatcacaataacttcttctatccattggtgcaaagcaattaacGTCAATACAactggcaaaagttttacagaaatttataagGCACGTATGCACATCTACTTCGGCACCTAGTCTAGCATACGCAACTTTTCCTGAATCTCTTCTAATGGGTTTCCATGCTGATggccttgtcttcttccttgctttggatacactcaaaaaccatcaactgctatttcttccatgaactcagctttgcttgcaggccagctgtcaaGCCCCTCCATAGGTCAGCATGCACCCGCGTGCTCAAGGAGCAACTGCAGCCTACAATAGTCCtggaaatttattatctttgctTCGTTTGCCatctaaatgtcactgaagaagttaggcttttccaaaccagctaGGATGCCACCTAGAAGAAGCAGACTTGCTTTCAGTCAAAGCTTTTGGGACCAAGAGTCATGTTTGCTTGCATTGCTTGGATGCCGCTTGGATTGGCGCATTTTCTGAGTTCCCCTGGcatgccttgagcactgcctttgtgagtgaggagaatttcccaggcttttcttttgcatcagctgtacacaaggttgtcttgctgggcacaagaaagccacagagctgctgccattgTGAGGTCAAGCCAGAGGTGCCAcgtcacagtgctgtcagcacagcgtTGTCCCGGTGCGCGCCAGGCCTGGTcgtccagagcagctcttccgctggctccctgcaggaggatccttgtgctcaaggagctctcagcagacGGCCTGCACCCCGAGAGGAGTCTTGGCTTTCCCTTGGCTGGCACTCAGCGTGCAAACgcgcacagcactgccaaaatgaTTGGGCAAGTCTGTGCCGCCGTTTGCACCATCTTTTCTGTTGTCTATTCTGGCTACTACCTGACCCAGCTGACTCGTAAGTAAAggtttctcctggggctggcattgcccaacttttgcttggctctgctctttatGCCGCAGCAGTGGCCCAGTTTCTTTGGGAACAAAATGGCCGTGAAGGTGCCACCGCTTTGGTcaatgtcctgccagcagcatcagctacaAAGGGGGCATCTGTACTGGGTAGCGCGTGCAGACTATTTGCCATGCAACCTGCAGCGGTTACCTTCCCTCCCCGGGAGAGTGCGTGGCTGcggagtctgtcatttcctcagcttgctgcttcaagcaAGACAAGCTGCAAATTGCAGACTCTGAGGGCAGATCCTCACAAGTATTTCTACCAACTCAGTGGTTCTCTCCAAGAGTGAAGGAAAGCACCTTTTGCTCCATATTCTACCCCTTAGAGGCCTTGGCTGCATGACTTGAGCCTTTGATGCTGTGCCAAGACTGCGATTGCCTTGGCCatgcagcacaaactccagtgcagggagggtttgctgctgagcccagcagctgttcctgggctgcttcagcagggagctgccacagggaagggaccctttgtggaagctttgctgggctatcatcttcagccaagggatgggaaTTAGGGCATGCAATTTGAAAGAATGtatatggaaaatgcaggaaagggaagaggggaaTGTAGCTTGAGCTGTTAGGCACAAGAGAAGCTCAAAGTTTTGAAGAGCAgcgggcatttccagcaccgtcttcctatttctctcttggcaaaagaggcccaaatgtagccagaggctcctctagcgtccttcttgttctcttgcttgctgtgggaaagagctgttgctcctggaggcatgttgggaaagggaaatgctctgtgttgggactgccttgtgctgtgggagtggccagcacaggcacttttctaagggcctctggttccttttgccttgctggctgcaggtcacctgACACGCGGATGGAGACAAGCCTGTCCTTTGGTGAGtggcaaaggaagctgagacGTTGCTGGCGTGTGAGAATTGTGCAGCAATTCTGCCAGCTTGGCCTGTTGCAGCCGAGTGTGGAGTGCCGGCGtgggaggctgaaggaaaggccagctgcccggtggcatcagcagtagcaaagggagcactggctgtttgctgattttccagtgaaaagcctttcaagagatgaaaggcaaaagggacagctccaaggcatcttgctgcttctaggcagcagggaagctcaaATGCACAGCAAGATGGAGTAGCAGCTCGTTCAGCCAGCTTCCTCGGCTTTGCGTGACTCAGAGGCCCACTTGTATCAAAGTCTATGATTTGCCCTTCTTCTGGGTCCTTTCCCAGCTCAATAGAAAGCAGCTCCTAAGGCACTGGCTTTTGCCCATCTCTCTCacttctgtctgcctgcagggcacaacagcagggtcagcagctcctctggctgcctctgtcattgaggaagaggatgaagaggagcaaaggaagatgaagcCTTCAGCCGCTGTCCCTTCACAGCCTGAACTTGCAGAGCCAGTAAGTGACAGCTGAGCTTGGCACTGCCTTTGGCGCACGGCCAGGCTACCcgttttggagcagcccttgttGCTCGTGGCTGAAGATGCTGGCAGCCGTGTGCCTGCTGTGACGTAGTGCGGCTTCAGGcaagctggggagccctggccaatgggttctgaagtttgacattgaagctgggatgctgagagggcgccagagtgtctcttgggatcagacaggaggcagcattgagtgactctcagtgcaggagtcagccccttgtgcccgttgtcagtgcaggctgcctgtggtcagcAGACAGCGCGGCCCAAATACGCAGTTGACAGCCTTGCAGGGTACCTGGCAGACACTGGcccctggaagggacctgctgtcTCCGTGGACTAATtagcttcaggctgtgcttcacttccagccggtcagagcagagtttggagaggagaatccTCGGCAGCCCTGCATTGTAAAAGGGCgggtgggtctgggcagggctggaaggcggCTCCCAAGGGCCGCTCTCTAAAGGCTGCCATAGAGAAGGGAAATCCGTGAAACAGATCAGAGAAGGGACACGCTGCGGGCTTCTGAGCAGACTGTTGCCTGCCAACTCCGGGCTGATTTCATTCCGGcccaggaaaagacaggaggaggaaagcaggctctggggccctgctctgatctcttTGTGGATTTGGCAGCCCCATCAATACCTTGTTGCCAGtgtcttgcagaaaagctgaacacgTGGAGCATGGAGGTGGTCGGGAGGGGCTGGATCCAAGTAGCCTTTGGGCTTCTCCCGAAGGTGCCTTTGAGAAGGGGACAtgggaactgctccagctggagaggcctggccgtggctggcagcaccttcccaaggccttgcttttgctgtgcgcTTAGGGGGGGGCATGAGTGCCAGCCACCCTTCTGACGGGCAATCCTTTCTTGTCCCAGCGCAAGACAGGCTCTGCCATTCAACCTGGTGCCGCCGGACCagcatggcctgcagcagccagctcaagcCCCGCTGCCGGCACTTCTTGCAGcagcgcagcccagcagcccgagatgagggaagagcagggccTGAAGACACTGAGTACGTCCGTCTGGTGCATTTCttgtctgccagagcagggtcttGTGCGAGTGTCTGGGTGTAGGCTGCGCCAGATGCTGGCCCTCAGTCTCAGAGGCACTTaggcctctctgcagaaggtgttgtactgctctgaggaagcgtggcagcacccagggagtccctgctgcctgtgagggcggctgggcctggcttggccctgcctgggctgccttctgggccaaaggcaaaagcagagattgtttctgcttgagcagaaggCTGGCACCTAGCAAGTGACtattgcccagggagctgtctggccccaggtgttttctggctctggttcttactcctcctccggcccagacactttgtgcccctggcagtggacCTGCCAGTGATGGTGGGTGTGACTGCGGAAGCAGCAAAGGCCCTTGCTTACCTCTTAGGGCCCCCTTCTTAAGGGCTCATCATTTTGGCTTATCGCGtgagatgctgctcttgaaagaaatcaaggccttcttggaaaggccacctgatgaaaggtggagaagatggccctcccacttgctggtctcagcagctggaagccgcGGGACCGcaaagggcccagagctgcgggcagtggggctgcctttgggacGCTCTGGGCAGCGGCGTCTCTGTGTGCGAGTGAgcgccctgcactgcttttgtctttcagggagCATCGTGAGTCCGGGCCGGCCAACGGGCAAATACACGGCATTTGAGGAACTCGGGCGAGGGTAAGCGTGACGTCAGCTCATTTTACAAAAGTGTGGGCCAGGTCTTTGGCTGGTGCAATatcaagcgtgaagtcaggcaagCTCCAATCATGGTCAGGCTCCGGCTTGACCTCGTGTCGCCTGCCTGGACTGCTCGGTCAGAGCAATGCAAAGGCCTCATCAAAGACAAGTTGATGCTGGCAGTGtcttgcttgcagcagtgaggagcaggagctgggagaagccctgGCCCTACAGCTTTGTGGCCTGAAAGAGCACCTTGCCATCCAAGAAAGGTCAGATTGTCAAGGACAGTCTTCTGACTCAAattgttctcccttttttgacacacacatgcatgcacacttGCACAAGGAGAGAGTTCCCCTTAGGTTCTGAAATGACCTGGCAGGGTGTGCGCCTTGGAGATTTCCAGCGGCCCTTGGTCTTCATGCTGCACCTTAGTGTTCCCTTGGACAGCCTGCCCCGCATGGCAGAGGGCTCACGGGCTAACATGCTGTTGGCcgaagagatgctgcagccaggcattttttctaaggaaggcgtccaggcagcctggggagatctgctgcctgggcttgctttcactgccagagggataaaggtctctttctgctgcttttgtctttctagagggtttggagctgtttataaAGCCCTTGACACCAGCAGCGGACAACAGGTAAAGTGCCAAGAGCCCCACgccattttgcagctctggagcgcTTTGCccgctgctgtgagctgtgcttggaggtttgggtggcagctccatgtctgcagcaggggctgttcttctgaaatacagtctaggctcagggggcagaatgcatttgggatggcttttggtGCTTCTGCTAAGCTCTGCTGTCTAGTGACAAGGCACTTTGGCCCAGCGTGCTGCCTCATTGCACCAGCACTCGCTCCATGCTCCTTGTGATCTCGAGCGGGGTGCGTCTTGTCAAGGTACCGGTGGCCAATGTCATTGCAGGTGGCAATCAAGATCATGTCACTCGAGGAGGAGATGTccgaggagctggctgccaatGAAATCCTGGCCATGAGGGACAACAGGAGTCCCAATATCGTTACCTACTTAGACAGGTTGGCATATTCTGGTGTCAATGTAGCTTTAGCTGGTGCAAGCGCAAAGAGACGATGCCCTTTGGTCgctggcagagaacagagctggggatgatttCTCTGCGTGTGTCCAGAgcgtgggaggaggtggagctggtgtTCAACAGTCTCTTGTGGCACCCGtagcttggagagcagctgcaaaaacctgTCTCAGGCCCTGGGGTGACTGAGGCTATGCCCATTCTGTTGCTCCATGccgtggttttcttctttcagctacctggtGGATgcggagctctggctggccatgGAGTTCATGGACGGCGGCACCTTGTTtgatgtgctgagggcagtgtacctggaggaaggacagatagGCGCTGTCTGTCGGGAGGTGAGGGATCCCGCTTGTGCTTGCCCAAGACTGCCCGGATGCTGCTTGTCAGCTGGAGCTTAAGGAGAGCCGAGATTTCTTGCTCtcacctttcttttgctgctgctgctgctgctgctgctgctgctgctgctgctgtcacgccacacaggagaagaaagagcatgggAAGTGTACTGCCTGCCGGTGCCCTCGCACTCCTCAGGCTCTGTTCTTGcactcttccatcctgtctgtcctctggCCTTGGTGCTCGCTCACTGgctcaatttctctttcttcctcttctcagctttgcctgggaatgtttgcctggagcctgtctgtctgtcctacaTTGCTTGCCACTGGAAGGCAGCATGCGGGTGGCAGAATTTCAAGCTAAGGGCAAAGAGCTGTCCTCAGCTTCAAAGGCTAGCATTGCAGCCTGCATGGCGATGCATTGTGGAACAGCTcgaaggtgctgctgtcaccagcagcttcctcttctgctgccactaggcttccccaaaattctttgcCGTGCCGCCTCCCAGCCAAAGGTGGCGTGCTTCCTACCCAAGGCCGGTGGAACTTTTGGGAGCCCAGACGCCTTTGCTtggaaatctagaaaaaacttccaagagtgttgaagcagcaagctcttcatgGTGACAGCAGCGTGATGTTTTGCCCTCGCTCACAATTCCCTGAGAAAGCCGCCAATCCCGTTGAGCTCTTTCCTTGCGGGTGGGATGAAATCAGATCCTGCAGGTtaactttccctccctcctttttctctctcagtgcctgcaaggactgcatttccttcattcccgccaagtcatccacagagacatcaaaagTTGCAACGTCCTGGTGGGCATGGACGGATCCGTCAAGTTGGGTGggtatccctgctgggctgcagcatgtccagcatATGCCGTGCGCTTGCATTTTGGTGACGGCCACTGGGGCAGAAGCGCGGCTTGGCCAGTGCGTGAATCGTCAGGGTGTTTTTGAAGCAGCCGATGCCTTAtttgcctggctccaggcacgtggaaggagagctcagctgctttttcagttagattcagcatggcctggtcagggcaatggttttggctgctttgccagtggtagctggctttgacaggctttgtttttgtcctcaggtgactttggcctctgtgctcagctcagccctgagcacagcaagcgcagctccagcgtcggcactcccagctggatggcaccggaggtggtgagaggagaagcctacggccccaaagtggacatctggtccctggggatcatggggctggaaatggtggaaggggaagctcCTTACCAGCGGGAAGCCCGTCTCCGGGTAAGGTGCAGCTTAGcaagagggctctgtgtggagagagctgtgtgtggctagCAAAGGAGCAGGTGGAGTGTCCTCTT encodes the following:
- the LOC131571679 gene encoding serine/threonine-protein kinase PAK 3-like, producing the protein MIGQVCAAVCTIFSVVYSGYYLTQLTRHLTRGWRQACPLRKTGSAIQPGAAGPAWPAAASSSPAAGTSCSSAAQQPEMREEQGLKTLRSIVSPGRPTGKYTAFEELGRGGFGAVYKALDTSSGQQVAIKIMSLEEEMSEELAANEILAMRDNRSPNIVTYLDSYLVDAELWLAMEFMDGGTLFDVLRAVYLEEGQIGAVCRECLQGLHFLHSRQVIHRDIKSCNVLVGMDGSVKLGDFGLCAQLSPEHSKRSSSVGTPSWMAPEVVRGEAYGPKVDIWSLGIMGLEMVEGEAPYQREARLRVFELLERNGPPKLQNPRHHSALLRDFLHCCLQADEDRRWSAQELLQHPFVTSGDPASSLAALIISAKQVQEDWRGDTCA